One Hippocampus zosterae strain Florida chromosome 21, ASM2543408v3, whole genome shotgun sequence genomic region harbors:
- the foxp2 gene encoding LOW QUALITY PROTEIN: forkhead box protein P2 (The sequence of the model RefSeq protein was modified relative to this genomic sequence to represent the inferred CDS: deleted 1 base in 1 codon) — MMSPQVITPQQMQQILQQQVLSPQQLQALLQQQQAVMLQQQHLQEFYKKQQEQLHLQLLQQQHPGKQAKEQQQQQQQQQQLAAQQLVFQQQLLQMQQLQQQQHLLNMQRQGLLSLPRPAPGQAALPGQTLPPPAGLSPAELQQLWKDVTGGGGGGGGGGGGGGAAAGHAMEDNGIKHVNNIGGTRGLDLSTNNHSSSNNNNHNNSSSSNSSCNSSSTTSSCSPLKASPPISHHSNGQSPVLNHRRERERERERESSQHEENGGSHPLYGHGVCKWPGCESICEDFGQFLKHLNNEHALDDRSTAQCRVQMQVVQQLEIQLSKERERLQAMMTHLHMQPSEPKSSPKPLNLVSSVTMSKNLPSTSPTNLPQTPTTPTAPITPMAAMPQVPSVLGGANVPSMGAMRRRHSDKYSMPLSSEIAPNYEFYKNADVRPPFTYATLIRQAIMDSSDMQLTLNEIYSWFTRTFAYFRRNAATWKNAVRHNLSLHKCFVRVENVKGAVWTVDEVEYQKRRSQKITGSPSLVKNLPSSLGYGSPLNASLQAALAETTLPLLGTPGLMTGGSMGGCHGLLGGDPSGLMGGSPPGLLGGSPPGLLGISPPGTLSCSPPALLQSVHDDLSGSLDHLDSNGHGSPDYSPPGHMPPVHVKEEPPNMDDDDCPMSLVTTANHSPELDDDRELEEGNLSEDLE; from the exons ATGATGAGTCCCCAGGTGATCACGCCACAACAGATGCAGCAGATCCTCCAGCAGCAGGTGCTCTCCCCCCAGCAGCTCCAGGCcctcctccagcagcagcaggcggtCATGCTGCAGCAG CAACACCTGCAGGAGTTTTATAAGAAGCAGCAGGAGCAGCTTCATCTGCAGCttctgcagcagcagcatcctGGCAAACAGGCTAAAGag caacagcagcagcaacagcagcaacagcagctggCTGCCCAGCAGCTCGTCTTCCAGCAGCAGCTCCTGCAAATgcagcagctccagcagcagcaacacctGCTCAATATGCAGCGGCAGGGCCTGCTATCGCTGCCCCGG CCCGCCCCCGGCCAGGCCGCCCTGCCCGGACAGACATTGCCCCCCCCAG CCGGTTTGAGCCCGGCAGAGCTCCAGCAGTTGTGGAAGGACGTGaccggaggcggcggcggtggcggtggcggaggcggcggcggcggcgccgcggcAGGCCACGCCATGGAGGACAACGGCATCAAACACGTCAACAACATCGGCGGCACCCGTGGCCTGGACCTCTCCACGAACAACCATAGCAGCAGCAACAAtaacaaccacaacaacagcagcagcagcaacagcagttgCAACTCGTCGTCAACTACCTCCTCCTGCAGCCCCCTCAAAGCGTCACCGCCCATTTCGCATCATTCCAACGGACAGTCGCCCGTCCTCAACCACAGACGGGAGCGGGAACGGgagcgggagagagagag TTCACAGCATGAAGAAAACGGCGGCTCCCATCCCTTGTATGGCCACGGTGTGTGCAAGTGGCCCGGCTGTGAGAGCATCTGCGAAGACTTTGGACAGTTTTTGAA GCACCTAAACAACGAGCACGCCCTGGATGATCGGAGCACAGCCCAGTGTCGGGTGCAGATGCAGGTTGTACAGCAGTTGGAAATCCAA CTTTCGAAAGAACGCGAGCGTCTTCAGGCTATGATGACCCACTTGCACATGCAGCCCTCCGAACCCAAGTCATCTCCCAAACCA cTCAACTTGGTATCCAGCGTGACCATGTCCAAGAACCTGCCGTCGACATCGCCCACTAACTTACCGCAGACGCCCACCACCCCCACGGCACCCATCACCCCGATGGCGGCCATGCCCCAGGTGCCCTCGGTGCTAGGCGGCGCCAACGTGCCCAGCATGGGCGCCATGCGTCGACGCCACTCGGACAAATACTCTATGCCGCTGTCGTCGG aGATTGCCCCAAACTACGAGTTTTATAAGAACGCAGATGTCAGACCACCGTTTACTTATGCAACACTCATAAGACAG GCGATCATGGACTCGTCCGACATGCAGTTAACGCTTAATGAAATCTACAGCTGGTTCACGCGCACGTTTGCATACTTCAGACGCAACGCGGCCACTTGGAAG AACGCCGTGCGCCACAACCTGAGCCTGCACAAGTGCTTTGTGCGCGTGGAGAACGTGAAAGGCGCCGTGTGGACGGTGGACGAGGTGGAATATCAGAAACGCCGCTCGCAGAAGATTACAGG AAGTCCGTCGCTTGTCAAGAACCTGCCTTCCAGTCTGGGCTACGGATCTCCACTCAACGCCAGCCTCCAG GCCGCCCTGGCAGAGACCACCCTGCCTCTACTGGGGACCCCGGGCCTAATGACCGGCGGCTCCATGGGAGGCTGCCACGGCCTCCTGGGCGGCGACCCGTCTGGATTGATGGGCGGAAGCCCGCCCGGCCTGCTGGGCGGCAGCCCACCGGGCCTCCTGGGCATTAGCCCTCCCGGCACTCTCAGCTGTAGCCCCCCCGCCTTGTTGCAGTCCGTCCACGACGACCTGAGCGGCTCGCTGGATCACCTGGACAGCAACGGACACGGCAGCCCCGATTACTCCCCGCCCGGACACAT GCCGCCCGTGCACGTCAAAGAGGAGCCCCCCAACATGGACGACGATGACTGTCCCATGTCGCTGGTGACGACGGCCAATCACAGTCCAGAGCTGGATGATGACCGGGAGCTGGAGGAAGGGAACTTATCGGAAGACCTCGAGTGA